The following proteins are co-located in the Halictus rubicundus isolate RS-2024b chromosome 1, iyHalRubi1_principal, whole genome shotgun sequence genome:
- the Ninab gene encoding neither inactivation nor afterpotential B isoform X3: MSELNSSLDEQTVLDHSIAILFPLVDPEGCSKKSKDDSKEEAKNYCPNCDSSVWMRSCEKEVIEPLPGKVTGKIPSWLKGTLLRNGPGSLKVGEYSFNHLFDSSALLHRFAISDGKATYQCRFVQTDVYKKNKAAQRIVVTEFGTKAVPDPCQTIFQRVAAVFKPGEDSDNSMISVYPFGDEYYTFSESGIIHRVDPVTLDTTGKVVVVSDYVGIVNHTSHPHVMNDGTVYNVGMSLTPRGPMYNVVCFSPSYITIDDSGEERELSMFDQATIVATIPSRWLLNPSYMHTFGITENYFIVIEQPLAVSLTTVLSCKVKQEPMHAALKWHENENTLIHLVSRETGQLERTFVSEAFFYLHIINQFETRDHDYVVLDVCCYRDSKMLDCMFVDAMRNLHENPDYAKTFRGRPLRFVLPMTSPEPDTPLERNLITVETVNQGLESFKDVVESHEPDSTSTDETSANKDNRNDYRNVLERKASAHRLPDGNIFVKPELLCDLGCETPRLNYDCFLGREYRYFYAISSDVDLENPGTIIKVDILKKTRKTWHEKNVYPSEPIFVPDPNGKNEDDGVVLSGIVWSDKESQVGLLVLDSVTLTEIARATFETPGPVPKCLHGWFTLEK, from the exons ATGTCCGAGCTGAACAGCAGCCTGGACGAGCAAACAGTCCTGGACCACAGCATCGCCATCTTGTTTCCG TTGGTCGACCCTGAGGGCTGTTCGAAGAAATCGAAGGACGACTCGAAAGAAGAGGCGAAGAATTACTGTCCGAACTGCGATTCGTCGGTATGGATGAGGTCCTGCGAGAAGGAGGTGATAGAGCCTCTCCCAGGCAAGGTCACCGGCAAGATTCCGTCATGGTTGAAGGGTACATTGCTGAGGAACGGTCCCGGGAGTTTGAAGGTCGGGGAGTACAGCTTCAACCACCTGTTCGACAGTTCAGCTCTGCTGCACCG ATTTGCGATCTCGGACGGCAAAGCGACCTACCAGTGCCGATTCGTTCAGACCGACGTGTACAAGAAGAACAAGGCTGCTCAGAGGATAGTTGTCACCGAATTCGGAACGAAAGCTGTGCCTGATCCTTGTCAAACTATTTTCCAAAG GGTCGCAGCGGTGTTCAAGCCCGGCGAGGACTCTGACAATTCGATGATATCGGTCTACCCTTTTGGAGACGAGTACTATACTTTTTCGGAGTCTGGTATAATCCATCGTGTTGATCCTGTGACCTTGGACACGACTGGCAAGGTA GTGGTAGTGTCAGACTACGTTGGCATAGTGAACCACACGTCCCACCCTCACGTGATGAACGACGGCACGGTATACAACGTGGGAATGAGCCTAACTCCTCGTGGGCCAATGTATAATGTAGTGTGCTTCTCACCGAGTTACATTACCATCG ACGATTCAGGGGAAGAGAGGGAATTGTCCATGTTCGATCAGGCCACCATAGTCGCCACAATCCCCTCCAGGTGGTTGCTGAACCCCTCCTACATGCACACGTTCGGCATCACTGAAAACTATTTCATAGTCATCGAGCAACCCCTGGCAGTGTCCTTGACCACCGTACTGTCCTGCAAAGTGAAACAGGAGCCGATGCATGCGGCTTTGAAGTGGCACGAGAATGAAAAC ACCCTTATACATCTAGTTTCAAGGGAGACAGGTCAGCTGGAGAGGACCTTCGTCAGCGAAGCATTTTTCTACCTTCACATCATCAACCAATTCGAGACACGTGATCATGACTACGTGGTCCTGGATGTCTGCTGTTATCGTGATTCGAAGATGCTGGACTGCATGTTCGTCGATGCGATGAGG AACCTACACGAGAATCCTGATTACGCCAAGACGTTCCGCGGCAGACCACTGCGGTTCGTTCTGCCAATGACCAGTCCAGAACCAGACACCCCTTTGGAGCGTAATTTAATCACGGTGGAGACCGTCAATCAAGGTCTAGAATCGTTCAAGGACGTCGTCGAATCTCACGAACCGGACTCTACCTCAACAGATGAGACCTCAGCTAACAAGGACAATAGAAACGACTATAGAAATGTCCTCGAGAGGAAGGCATCCGCACATAGACTTCCCGATGGCAATATTTTCGTGAAACCAGAATTGCTCTGTGATTTAGGCTGCGAGACACCGAGACTGAACTACGATTGCTTTCTTGGCAGAGAGTATCGATATTTTTATGCTATATCCAGCGACGTTGACTTGGAGAACCCTGGAACG ATCATCAAGGTAGACATCTTGAAAAAGACCAGGAAGACGTGGCACGAGAAAAATGTCTACCCCAGCGAGCCCATTTTTGTTCCCGATCCTAATGGGAAG AACGAGGACGACGGTGTGGTGTTGAGCGGCATAGTATGGTCGGACAAGGAGTCTCAGGTGGGCCTGTTGGTTCTAGACAGCGTGACTCTGACAGAAATCGCGAGGGCTACCTTCGAGACGCCTGGCCCGGTGCCAAAGTGCTTACACGGCTGGTTTACCTTGGAGAAGTAG
- the Ninab gene encoding neither inactivation nor afterpotential B isoform X1, giving the protein MKATKCRRSRSTSDFANVNLNDLDDLLHGKRMKLSKSSFRLVDPEGCSKKSKDDSKEEAKNYCPNCDSSVWMRSCEKEVIEPLPGKVTGKIPSWLKGTLLRNGPGSLKVGEYSFNHLFDSSALLHRFAISDGKATYQCRFVQTDVYKKNKAAQRIVVTEFGTKAVPDPCQTIFQRVAAVFKPGEDSDNSMISVYPFGDEYYTFSESGIIHRVDPVTLDTTGKVVVVSDYVGIVNHTSHPHVMNDGTVYNVGMSLTPRGPMYNVVCFSPSYITIDDSGEERELSMFDQATIVATIPSRWLLNPSYMHTFGITENYFIVIEQPLAVSLTTVLSCKVKQEPMHAALKWHENENTLIHLVSRETGQLERTFVSEAFFYLHIINQFETRDHDYVVLDVCCYRDSKMLDCMFVDAMRNLHENPDYAKTFRGRPLRFVLPMTSPEPDTPLERNLITVETVNQGLESFKDVVESHEPDSTSTDETSANKDNRNDYRNVLERKASAHRLPDGNIFVKPELLCDLGCETPRLNYDCFLGREYRYFYAISSDVDLENPGTIIKVDILKKTRKTWHEKNVYPSEPIFVPDPNGKNEDDGVVLSGIVWSDKESQVGLLVLDSVTLTEIARATFETPGPVPKCLHGWFTLEK; this is encoded by the exons ATGAAAGCCACGAAGTGTCGCAGATCTAGATCCACCAGTGATTTCGCTAACGTGAATCTGAACGACCTTGACGACTTGTTGCACGGGAAGCGGATGAAACTCTCGAAATCCTCGTTTCGC TTGGTCGACCCTGAGGGCTGTTCGAAGAAATCGAAGGACGACTCGAAAGAAGAGGCGAAGAATTACTGTCCGAACTGCGATTCGTCGGTATGGATGAGGTCCTGCGAGAAGGAGGTGATAGAGCCTCTCCCAGGCAAGGTCACCGGCAAGATTCCGTCATGGTTGAAGGGTACATTGCTGAGGAACGGTCCCGGGAGTTTGAAGGTCGGGGAGTACAGCTTCAACCACCTGTTCGACAGTTCAGCTCTGCTGCACCG ATTTGCGATCTCGGACGGCAAAGCGACCTACCAGTGCCGATTCGTTCAGACCGACGTGTACAAGAAGAACAAGGCTGCTCAGAGGATAGTTGTCACCGAATTCGGAACGAAAGCTGTGCCTGATCCTTGTCAAACTATTTTCCAAAG GGTCGCAGCGGTGTTCAAGCCCGGCGAGGACTCTGACAATTCGATGATATCGGTCTACCCTTTTGGAGACGAGTACTATACTTTTTCGGAGTCTGGTATAATCCATCGTGTTGATCCTGTGACCTTGGACACGACTGGCAAGGTA GTGGTAGTGTCAGACTACGTTGGCATAGTGAACCACACGTCCCACCCTCACGTGATGAACGACGGCACGGTATACAACGTGGGAATGAGCCTAACTCCTCGTGGGCCAATGTATAATGTAGTGTGCTTCTCACCGAGTTACATTACCATCG ACGATTCAGGGGAAGAGAGGGAATTGTCCATGTTCGATCAGGCCACCATAGTCGCCACAATCCCCTCCAGGTGGTTGCTGAACCCCTCCTACATGCACACGTTCGGCATCACTGAAAACTATTTCATAGTCATCGAGCAACCCCTGGCAGTGTCCTTGACCACCGTACTGTCCTGCAAAGTGAAACAGGAGCCGATGCATGCGGCTTTGAAGTGGCACGAGAATGAAAAC ACCCTTATACATCTAGTTTCAAGGGAGACAGGTCAGCTGGAGAGGACCTTCGTCAGCGAAGCATTTTTCTACCTTCACATCATCAACCAATTCGAGACACGTGATCATGACTACGTGGTCCTGGATGTCTGCTGTTATCGTGATTCGAAGATGCTGGACTGCATGTTCGTCGATGCGATGAGG AACCTACACGAGAATCCTGATTACGCCAAGACGTTCCGCGGCAGACCACTGCGGTTCGTTCTGCCAATGACCAGTCCAGAACCAGACACCCCTTTGGAGCGTAATTTAATCACGGTGGAGACCGTCAATCAAGGTCTAGAATCGTTCAAGGACGTCGTCGAATCTCACGAACCGGACTCTACCTCAACAGATGAGACCTCAGCTAACAAGGACAATAGAAACGACTATAGAAATGTCCTCGAGAGGAAGGCATCCGCACATAGACTTCCCGATGGCAATATTTTCGTGAAACCAGAATTGCTCTGTGATTTAGGCTGCGAGACACCGAGACTGAACTACGATTGCTTTCTTGGCAGAGAGTATCGATATTTTTATGCTATATCCAGCGACGTTGACTTGGAGAACCCTGGAACG ATCATCAAGGTAGACATCTTGAAAAAGACCAGGAAGACGTGGCACGAGAAAAATGTCTACCCCAGCGAGCCCATTTTTGTTCCCGATCCTAATGGGAAG AACGAGGACGACGGTGTGGTGTTGAGCGGCATAGTATGGTCGGACAAGGAGTCTCAGGTGGGCCTGTTGGTTCTAGACAGCGTGACTCTGACAGAAATCGCGAGGGCTACCTTCGAGACGCCTGGCCCGGTGCCAAAGTGCTTACACGGCTGGTTTACCTTGGAGAAGTAG
- the Ninab gene encoding neither inactivation nor afterpotential B isoform X2 — translation MKATKCRRSRSTSDFANVNLNDLDDLLHGKRMKLSKSSFRLVDPEGCSKKSKDDSKEEAKNYCPNCDSSVWMRSCEKEVIEPLPGKVTGKIPSWLKGTLLRNGPGSLKVGEYSFNHLFDSSALLHRFAISDGKATYQCRFVQTDVYKKNKAAQRIVVTEFGTKAVPDPCQTIFQRVAAVFKPGEDSDNSMISVYPFGDEYYTFSESGIIHRVDPVTLDTTGKVVVSDYVGIVNHTSHPHVMNDGTVYNVGMSLTPRGPMYNVVCFSPSYITIDDSGEERELSMFDQATIVATIPSRWLLNPSYMHTFGITENYFIVIEQPLAVSLTTVLSCKVKQEPMHAALKWHENENTLIHLVSRETGQLERTFVSEAFFYLHIINQFETRDHDYVVLDVCCYRDSKMLDCMFVDAMRNLHENPDYAKTFRGRPLRFVLPMTSPEPDTPLERNLITVETVNQGLESFKDVVESHEPDSTSTDETSANKDNRNDYRNVLERKASAHRLPDGNIFVKPELLCDLGCETPRLNYDCFLGREYRYFYAISSDVDLENPGTIIKVDILKKTRKTWHEKNVYPSEPIFVPDPNGKNEDDGVVLSGIVWSDKESQVGLLVLDSVTLTEIARATFETPGPVPKCLHGWFTLEK, via the exons ATGAAAGCCACGAAGTGTCGCAGATCTAGATCCACCAGTGATTTCGCTAACGTGAATCTGAACGACCTTGACGACTTGTTGCACGGGAAGCGGATGAAACTCTCGAAATCCTCGTTTCGC TTGGTCGACCCTGAGGGCTGTTCGAAGAAATCGAAGGACGACTCGAAAGAAGAGGCGAAGAATTACTGTCCGAACTGCGATTCGTCGGTATGGATGAGGTCCTGCGAGAAGGAGGTGATAGAGCCTCTCCCAGGCAAGGTCACCGGCAAGATTCCGTCATGGTTGAAGGGTACATTGCTGAGGAACGGTCCCGGGAGTTTGAAGGTCGGGGAGTACAGCTTCAACCACCTGTTCGACAGTTCAGCTCTGCTGCACCG ATTTGCGATCTCGGACGGCAAAGCGACCTACCAGTGCCGATTCGTTCAGACCGACGTGTACAAGAAGAACAAGGCTGCTCAGAGGATAGTTGTCACCGAATTCGGAACGAAAGCTGTGCCTGATCCTTGTCAAACTATTTTCCAAAG GGTCGCAGCGGTGTTCAAGCCCGGCGAGGACTCTGACAATTCGATGATATCGGTCTACCCTTTTGGAGACGAGTACTATACTTTTTCGGAGTCTGGTATAATCCATCGTGTTGATCCTGTGACCTTGGACACGACTGGCAAG GTGGTAGTGTCAGACTACGTTGGCATAGTGAACCACACGTCCCACCCTCACGTGATGAACGACGGCACGGTATACAACGTGGGAATGAGCCTAACTCCTCGTGGGCCAATGTATAATGTAGTGTGCTTCTCACCGAGTTACATTACCATCG ACGATTCAGGGGAAGAGAGGGAATTGTCCATGTTCGATCAGGCCACCATAGTCGCCACAATCCCCTCCAGGTGGTTGCTGAACCCCTCCTACATGCACACGTTCGGCATCACTGAAAACTATTTCATAGTCATCGAGCAACCCCTGGCAGTGTCCTTGACCACCGTACTGTCCTGCAAAGTGAAACAGGAGCCGATGCATGCGGCTTTGAAGTGGCACGAGAATGAAAAC ACCCTTATACATCTAGTTTCAAGGGAGACAGGTCAGCTGGAGAGGACCTTCGTCAGCGAAGCATTTTTCTACCTTCACATCATCAACCAATTCGAGACACGTGATCATGACTACGTGGTCCTGGATGTCTGCTGTTATCGTGATTCGAAGATGCTGGACTGCATGTTCGTCGATGCGATGAGG AACCTACACGAGAATCCTGATTACGCCAAGACGTTCCGCGGCAGACCACTGCGGTTCGTTCTGCCAATGACCAGTCCAGAACCAGACACCCCTTTGGAGCGTAATTTAATCACGGTGGAGACCGTCAATCAAGGTCTAGAATCGTTCAAGGACGTCGTCGAATCTCACGAACCGGACTCTACCTCAACAGATGAGACCTCAGCTAACAAGGACAATAGAAACGACTATAGAAATGTCCTCGAGAGGAAGGCATCCGCACATAGACTTCCCGATGGCAATATTTTCGTGAAACCAGAATTGCTCTGTGATTTAGGCTGCGAGACACCGAGACTGAACTACGATTGCTTTCTTGGCAGAGAGTATCGATATTTTTATGCTATATCCAGCGACGTTGACTTGGAGAACCCTGGAACG ATCATCAAGGTAGACATCTTGAAAAAGACCAGGAAGACGTGGCACGAGAAAAATGTCTACCCCAGCGAGCCCATTTTTGTTCCCGATCCTAATGGGAAG AACGAGGACGACGGTGTGGTGTTGAGCGGCATAGTATGGTCGGACAAGGAGTCTCAGGTGGGCCTGTTGGTTCTAGACAGCGTGACTCTGACAGAAATCGCGAGGGCTACCTTCGAGACGCCTGGCCCGGTGCCAAAGTGCTTACACGGCTGGTTTACCTTGGAGAAGTAG
- the Ninab gene encoding neither inactivation nor afterpotential B isoform X4, with protein MSAHYARVKRRFAISDGKATYQCRFVQTDVYKKNKAAQRIVVTEFGTKAVPDPCQTIFQRVAAVFKPGEDSDNSMISVYPFGDEYYTFSESGIIHRVDPVTLDTTGKVVVVSDYVGIVNHTSHPHVMNDGTVYNVGMSLTPRGPMYNVVCFSPSYITIDDSGEERELSMFDQATIVATIPSRWLLNPSYMHTFGITENYFIVIEQPLAVSLTTVLSCKVKQEPMHAALKWHENENTLIHLVSRETGQLERTFVSEAFFYLHIINQFETRDHDYVVLDVCCYRDSKMLDCMFVDAMRNLHENPDYAKTFRGRPLRFVLPMTSPEPDTPLERNLITVETVNQGLESFKDVVESHEPDSTSTDETSANKDNRNDYRNVLERKASAHRLPDGNIFVKPELLCDLGCETPRLNYDCFLGREYRYFYAISSDVDLENPGTIIKVDILKKTRKTWHEKNVYPSEPIFVPDPNGKNEDDGVVLSGIVWSDKESQVGLLVLDSVTLTEIARATFETPGPVPKCLHGWFTLEK; from the exons ATGTCTGCACATTACGCACGTGTAAAACGCAG ATTTGCGATCTCGGACGGCAAAGCGACCTACCAGTGCCGATTCGTTCAGACCGACGTGTACAAGAAGAACAAGGCTGCTCAGAGGATAGTTGTCACCGAATTCGGAACGAAAGCTGTGCCTGATCCTTGTCAAACTATTTTCCAAAG GGTCGCAGCGGTGTTCAAGCCCGGCGAGGACTCTGACAATTCGATGATATCGGTCTACCCTTTTGGAGACGAGTACTATACTTTTTCGGAGTCTGGTATAATCCATCGTGTTGATCCTGTGACCTTGGACACGACTGGCAAGGTA GTGGTAGTGTCAGACTACGTTGGCATAGTGAACCACACGTCCCACCCTCACGTGATGAACGACGGCACGGTATACAACGTGGGAATGAGCCTAACTCCTCGTGGGCCAATGTATAATGTAGTGTGCTTCTCACCGAGTTACATTACCATCG ACGATTCAGGGGAAGAGAGGGAATTGTCCATGTTCGATCAGGCCACCATAGTCGCCACAATCCCCTCCAGGTGGTTGCTGAACCCCTCCTACATGCACACGTTCGGCATCACTGAAAACTATTTCATAGTCATCGAGCAACCCCTGGCAGTGTCCTTGACCACCGTACTGTCCTGCAAAGTGAAACAGGAGCCGATGCATGCGGCTTTGAAGTGGCACGAGAATGAAAAC ACCCTTATACATCTAGTTTCAAGGGAGACAGGTCAGCTGGAGAGGACCTTCGTCAGCGAAGCATTTTTCTACCTTCACATCATCAACCAATTCGAGACACGTGATCATGACTACGTGGTCCTGGATGTCTGCTGTTATCGTGATTCGAAGATGCTGGACTGCATGTTCGTCGATGCGATGAGG AACCTACACGAGAATCCTGATTACGCCAAGACGTTCCGCGGCAGACCACTGCGGTTCGTTCTGCCAATGACCAGTCCAGAACCAGACACCCCTTTGGAGCGTAATTTAATCACGGTGGAGACCGTCAATCAAGGTCTAGAATCGTTCAAGGACGTCGTCGAATCTCACGAACCGGACTCTACCTCAACAGATGAGACCTCAGCTAACAAGGACAATAGAAACGACTATAGAAATGTCCTCGAGAGGAAGGCATCCGCACATAGACTTCCCGATGGCAATATTTTCGTGAAACCAGAATTGCTCTGTGATTTAGGCTGCGAGACACCGAGACTGAACTACGATTGCTTTCTTGGCAGAGAGTATCGATATTTTTATGCTATATCCAGCGACGTTGACTTGGAGAACCCTGGAACG ATCATCAAGGTAGACATCTTGAAAAAGACCAGGAAGACGTGGCACGAGAAAAATGTCTACCCCAGCGAGCCCATTTTTGTTCCCGATCCTAATGGGAAG AACGAGGACGACGGTGTGGTGTTGAGCGGCATAGTATGGTCGGACAAGGAGTCTCAGGTGGGCCTGTTGGTTCTAGACAGCGTGACTCTGACAGAAATCGCGAGGGCTACCTTCGAGACGCCTGGCCCGGTGCCAAAGTGCTTACACGGCTGGTTTACCTTGGAGAAGTAG